One part of the Equus caballus isolate H_3958 breed thoroughbred chromosome 30, TB-T2T, whole genome shotgun sequence genome encodes these proteins:
- the LOC111772344 gene encoding maestro heat-like repeat-containing protein family member 7 isoform X1, producing the protein MNPPSDEQNRKRVTFAPSTMHVSWTPNLAGLRQSEREAYHFILEFLQQEHASEFDKLQFLQAVVTLSAAVRAQADGSMDDYFPKTVLAKKIETFILEEPAEVLISNVRQQAMLCIVALSQVNPHFYMSQKLDLVCAGISSTFCLPLIVPSLDRKESASLYLQTIQALDDMLHALVMDGTGPNMLILQNFLEIILPWLTLSDKVHEQTRALGTISRMLRFVCNFPELSHVMEFSMSGKLMGLLGLSCMNPSYELGVGASEALHYLFKILVLHRSMKQETESILKDLQKHFRGEWFANIQDLTMFFRKFLSPEERTDVLMVSMEALTSASRHDVCAASKMLTMILKSSMPEIGKVPEIIQFIYHNMSSITEDTAQAAIKKILHLLAQTYTDEVILTLFKMEDHSQRGARKPWEILASFPKGYEVIMENLLHRLTPYQKSRGQGASHRTEISPLIATRAIHELLLEPSRRMEVQVLFSSLFMALLLQISFLVLEGAAEIIQDQQHVTEWVDPVSSTVEALKTLMRSAGYGDHVSYVQKLGGWETLTSPEMHYKGVAVLARAMVLKSCWHSRPIFSLTVRILQELDHANHLTALVFVTELLQCPDVAATVDEVTVHILADWFQYEEPATVKLLLRAVEIFAKHRNMVPQLRILEPYVLNCCHSADSDIVMETLLVLRCLVENLTWQDSSSFLVQLAFTLAPFFEEKSEHLRLAAFEIYRSLLAKVRRKVLVFPLKHQVLNLVVPLVLHMEDVNIDVAQICRPILRRVATILGWWKLKAIFAKRDTWTILRALLEQKANKALWFLKQCEALFNSPQARIRQAAVWFAGQIIQTLGTEDTNEIEEAYSALRHMQEDGDPMVSCLARQTLYVLEAKEKQLVDTPTSCFCSRRSRKSWF; encoded by the exons ATGAATCCCCCTTCTGAcgagcaaaacagaaaaagagtaaCCTTCGCACCATCGACTATGCATGTCTCTTGGACGCCCAACTTAGCAG GACTGCGCCAATCAGAAAGAGAAGCCTATCACTTTATTCTGGAATTTCTCCAACAAGAACACGCG TCTGAATTCGACAAGCTGCAGTTCCTACAGGCTGTGGTGACCCTCAGCGCGGCCGTTCGTGCCCAGGCAGACGGCAGTATGGACGATTACTTCCCCAAAACTGTTCTGGCCAAGAAAATTGAG ACGTTCATCCTTGAAGAGCCCGCGGAGGTCTTGATCAGCAACGTGCGTCAGCAGGCCATGCTCTGCATCGTGGCCCTGAG CCAGGTGAATCCCCACTTCTACATGTCCCAGAAGCTGGACCTGGTGTGTGCTGGCATCTCCAGCACGTTCTGTCTGCCGCTCATCGTGCCCAGTCTAGACAGGAAGGAGAGCGCGAGTCTGTACCTGCAG ACGATCCAGGCCTTGGACGACATGTTACACGCTCTCGTGATGGACGGGACGGGCCCCAACATGCTCATCCTGCAGAATTTCCTGGAG ATCATCTTGCCTTGGTTAACACTGTCAGACAAAGTTCACGAACAGACCCGGGCCTTGGGCACCATTTCCCGGATGCTGAGGTTTGTCTGCAATTTCCCGGAACTGTCG CACGTGATGGAGTTCTCCATGAGCGGCAAGCTCATGGGCCTCTTAGGCCTCTCGTGCATGAACCCCAGCTACGAGCTCGGCGTGGGGGCATCAGAGGCATTGCATTACTTGTTCAAAATCCTCGTGCTTCATCGAA GCATGAAACAGGAGACAGAGAGCATCCTGAAGGATCTGCAGAAGCATTTCCGTGGGGAGTGGTTTGCCAACATACAGGATCTCACGATG TTCTTCCGGAAATTCCTGAGCCCCGAGGAGAGGACGGATGTGCTGATGGTGTCCATGGAGGCCCTGACCAGCGCCAGCAGGCATGACGTCTGTGCCGCTTCCAAGATGTTAACGATGATCCTCAAGTCCTCTATGCCGGAAATTGGCAAG GTGCCAGAGATCATCCAATTCATCTACCACAATATGAGCAGCATCACTGAAGACACTGCCCAAGCGGCCATAAAGAAGATCCTTCACCTGCTGGCCCAGACCTACACTGACGAAGTCATCCTCACACTGTTTAAGATGGAGGACCACTCACAAAG GGGGGCCCGCAAGCCCTGGGAAATCCTGGCCTCGTTCCCCAAAGGCTATGAGGTGATCATGGAAAACCTGCTGCACAGACTGACTCCATACCAGAAGTCAcggggccagggggccagccacAGGACAGAGATCTCTCCGTTGATT GCCACCAGGGCCATCCACGAGCTCCTGCTGGAACCGAGTCGGCGGATGGAGGTGCAGGTGCTCTTCTCTTCCCTGTTTATGGCCTTGCTGCTCCAGATCTCCTTTCTCGTGCTTGAAGGGGCCGCGGAGATCATCCAGGATCAGCAGCATGTGACCGAATGGGTGGACCCTGTAAG CTCCACCGTGGAGGCCCTGAAGACCTTGATGCGAAGTGCTGGCTATGGGGACCACGTGTCTTATGTTCAGAAGCTCGGGGGCTGGGAGACGCTTACCAGTCCTGAGATGCACTACAAAGGAGTCGCTGTGCTGGCCAG AGCCATGGTCCTCAAGAGCTGTTGGCACAGTCGCCCCATCTTCAGCCTCACCGTCAGGATTCTCCAGGAGCTGGACCACGCGAATCACTTAACAGCCCTGGTGTTCGTGACGGAG CTACTCCAGTGCCCGGACGTGGCAGCCACAGTGGATGAAGTCACTGTTCACATCCTGGCAGACTGGTTCCAGTATGAGGAGCCGGCCACAGTGAAGCTGTTGCTGCGAGCGGTGGAGATCTTTGCAAAGCACAGGAACATG GTGCCACAGCTCCGCATCCTCGAGCCCTACGTGCTGAACTGCTGCCACTCCGCGGACAGCGACATCGTGATGGAGACGCTCCTGGTGCTCAGGTGTCTGGTCGAGAACCTCACCTGGCAGGACTCCTCCTCGTTCCTGGTGCAGCTCGCTTTCACGCTGGCGCCCTTCTTTGAGGAG AAGTCAGAGCATCTGCGCTTGGCAGCCTTCGAGATCTATAGGAGTCTCTTGGCCAAGGTCAGGAGGAAAGTCCTCGTCTTCCCCTTGAAGCACCAGGTGCTCAACTTGGTGGTCCCCCTTGTGCTGCACATGGAGGATGTGAACATCGATGTGGCTCAG ATCTGCCGGCCCATCCTGCGCCGCGTGGCCACCATACTGGGCTGGTGGAAGCTCAAGGCCATATTTGCCAAGAGGGACACATGGACCATCCTCAGAGCCCTG CTGGAGCAGAAGGCAAACAAGGCCCTCTGGTTCCTGAAGCAGTGCGAGGCCCTCTTCAACAGCCCGCAGGCGCGCATCCGCCAGGCGGCAGTGTGGTTTGCAG GCCAGATCATCCAGACCCTAGGCACGGAAGACACCAACGAAATTGAGGAGGCATACTCAG
- the LOC111772344 gene encoding maestro heat-like repeat-containing protein family member 7 isoform X2, whose translation MLHALVMDGTGPNMLILQNFLEIILPWLTLSDKVHEQTRALGTISRMLRFVCNFPELSHVMEFSMSGKLMGLLGLSCMNPSYELGVGASEALHYLFKILVLHRSMKQETESILKDLQKHFRGEWFANIQDLTMFFRKFLSPEERTDVLMVSMEALTSASRHDVCAASKMLTMILKSSMPEIGKVPEIIQFIYHNMSSITEDTAQAAIKKILHLLAQTYTDEVILTLFKMEDHSQRGARKPWEILASFPKGYEVIMENLLHRLTPYQKSRGQGASHRTEISPLIATRAIHELLLEPSRRMEVQVLFSSLFMALLLQISFLVLEGAAEIIQDQQHVTEWVDPVSSTVEALKTLMRSAGYGDHVSYVQKLGGWETLTSPEMHYKGVAVLARAMVLKSCWHSRPIFSLTVRILQELDHANHLTALVFVTELLQCPDVAATVDEVTVHILADWFQYEEPATVKLLLRAVEIFAKHRNMVPQLRILEPYVLNCCHSADSDIVMETLLVLRCLVENLTWQDSSSFLVQLAFTLAPFFEEKSEHLRLAAFEIYRSLLAKVRRKVLVFPLKHQVLNLVVPLVLHMEDVNIDVAQICRPILRRVATILGWWKLKAIFAKRDTWTILRALLEQKANKALWFLKQCEALFNSPQARIRQAAVWFAGQIIQTLGTEDTNEIEEAYSALRHMQEDGDPMVSCLARQTLYVLEAKEKQLVDTPTSCFCSRRSRKSWF comes from the exons ATGTTACACGCTCTCGTGATGGACGGGACGGGCCCCAACATGCTCATCCTGCAGAATTTCCTGGAG ATCATCTTGCCTTGGTTAACACTGTCAGACAAAGTTCACGAACAGACCCGGGCCTTGGGCACCATTTCCCGGATGCTGAGGTTTGTCTGCAATTTCCCGGAACTGTCG CACGTGATGGAGTTCTCCATGAGCGGCAAGCTCATGGGCCTCTTAGGCCTCTCGTGCATGAACCCCAGCTACGAGCTCGGCGTGGGGGCATCAGAGGCATTGCATTACTTGTTCAAAATCCTCGTGCTTCATCGAA GCATGAAACAGGAGACAGAGAGCATCCTGAAGGATCTGCAGAAGCATTTCCGTGGGGAGTGGTTTGCCAACATACAGGATCTCACGATG TTCTTCCGGAAATTCCTGAGCCCCGAGGAGAGGACGGATGTGCTGATGGTGTCCATGGAGGCCCTGACCAGCGCCAGCAGGCATGACGTCTGTGCCGCTTCCAAGATGTTAACGATGATCCTCAAGTCCTCTATGCCGGAAATTGGCAAG GTGCCAGAGATCATCCAATTCATCTACCACAATATGAGCAGCATCACTGAAGACACTGCCCAAGCGGCCATAAAGAAGATCCTTCACCTGCTGGCCCAGACCTACACTGACGAAGTCATCCTCACACTGTTTAAGATGGAGGACCACTCACAAAG GGGGGCCCGCAAGCCCTGGGAAATCCTGGCCTCGTTCCCCAAAGGCTATGAGGTGATCATGGAAAACCTGCTGCACAGACTGACTCCATACCAGAAGTCAcggggccagggggccagccacAGGACAGAGATCTCTCCGTTGATT GCCACCAGGGCCATCCACGAGCTCCTGCTGGAACCGAGTCGGCGGATGGAGGTGCAGGTGCTCTTCTCTTCCCTGTTTATGGCCTTGCTGCTCCAGATCTCCTTTCTCGTGCTTGAAGGGGCCGCGGAGATCATCCAGGATCAGCAGCATGTGACCGAATGGGTGGACCCTGTAAG CTCCACCGTGGAGGCCCTGAAGACCTTGATGCGAAGTGCTGGCTATGGGGACCACGTGTCTTATGTTCAGAAGCTCGGGGGCTGGGAGACGCTTACCAGTCCTGAGATGCACTACAAAGGAGTCGCTGTGCTGGCCAG AGCCATGGTCCTCAAGAGCTGTTGGCACAGTCGCCCCATCTTCAGCCTCACCGTCAGGATTCTCCAGGAGCTGGACCACGCGAATCACTTAACAGCCCTGGTGTTCGTGACGGAG CTACTCCAGTGCCCGGACGTGGCAGCCACAGTGGATGAAGTCACTGTTCACATCCTGGCAGACTGGTTCCAGTATGAGGAGCCGGCCACAGTGAAGCTGTTGCTGCGAGCGGTGGAGATCTTTGCAAAGCACAGGAACATG GTGCCACAGCTCCGCATCCTCGAGCCCTACGTGCTGAACTGCTGCCACTCCGCGGACAGCGACATCGTGATGGAGACGCTCCTGGTGCTCAGGTGTCTGGTCGAGAACCTCACCTGGCAGGACTCCTCCTCGTTCCTGGTGCAGCTCGCTTTCACGCTGGCGCCCTTCTTTGAGGAG AAGTCAGAGCATCTGCGCTTGGCAGCCTTCGAGATCTATAGGAGTCTCTTGGCCAAGGTCAGGAGGAAAGTCCTCGTCTTCCCCTTGAAGCACCAGGTGCTCAACTTGGTGGTCCCCCTTGTGCTGCACATGGAGGATGTGAACATCGATGTGGCTCAG ATCTGCCGGCCCATCCTGCGCCGCGTGGCCACCATACTGGGCTGGTGGAAGCTCAAGGCCATATTTGCCAAGAGGGACACATGGACCATCCTCAGAGCCCTG CTGGAGCAGAAGGCAAACAAGGCCCTCTGGTTCCTGAAGCAGTGCGAGGCCCTCTTCAACAGCCCGCAGGCGCGCATCCGCCAGGCGGCAGTGTGGTTTGCAG GCCAGATCATCCAGACCCTAGGCACGGAAGACACCAACGAAATTGAGGAGGCATACTCAG